CTATATAATGGTTTGGCCACAACTTAGAGAAGCATGACacataaaaaaaagaatatgaacTGATAGATTAAATGGTTATCAGAGGTTCTGGTGGCTCGGCCTATACAATTTATTCAGGTTGTACACAAAATAACTGTGGAAGAATCAACAGACAAGGAGATTTTTTGGATGCAAATTAACAAGCCAACTGCCTAGTCAAGTTAACATTAGCCCAAGtgaattcatataatatataaatatatattatatttatttatttaaataatcggttcggttcggttttaaccaataaccggaaccgaactCATAACATAGGTTCGGTTTTTTATttccggtttcggtttcggcCCGGttttttcggctcggttttttaccggtttttatcggtttcggtttcttttcggttgtttgctcagccctacttAGGATGACAAGGTTGTGCGAAGGTGAAGTGCTTAAAATTGTTAAGAAGTCATATATCTTGACCACTCTCAAAGAGGAAAAGGGAGTGTCCCActctttttatttagaaaaaaataatggtGCTAAGAAGAATGGTTGAAACATCCATTTTCGTACTTTGATGGTTTATGTGTACTTCGATGGCTGAAGTGAGAATAAGCCTGTGAGAAATGAAGACCATCTTTGTTGATAAACTGAGAACATTCATGGGCCATTCTGATTTTCTGATTTCCATCATACCACCACAAACTCAAGACCAAGATTACACAACCAAGATTACACATAGACATGCTACAAAGAGACAAACTTAAACTTGAAACTAACAAGTAGTGAATTCTGCAACAGGGTACGCTTCAAGCTAAAGGTGTATCAAAGTAAAGAATGGTGCCGACTGCAATCACCAAATTAAGTGAAGGCTACTTACACCTACTGCATATTTAGCACCACAACTTGTTTTCTTTCATTTCATTACATCATGTCTTCCCCAGTTCCCAACAAGTCAATTGTGTTGCACTACTAGAATACTTGGGATATTGAGCAGCATATAGCCAATGTTTATTCAAAGGGACTACATTCCCTAGAGGCCTAGACTATTTTGCAATCATATTTTCAGTTTGTTTCCGAGGGTTTATAATACTTACTCTGACCAGAAAATTTACAGTGAATAAGGAAATAGGCCGAGATGTTCGAATAAGATTAAGGTGAAGGAGTGGTAAGTCTCTTTAATGATAAATCCGTCACAACAAAGATATCTAtttctcaaaaattaaaaaccaaacAAACGGAGAACAAAACAGGAACATGCTTTATAGTTCTAAATTAAGCAGGTGTTTGTAACTTTCTATATACTATACAACTAAACATATGTCATACCATCCTGCCAAAGAAGGCAAGAATTAAAGAGGCAGTGAAATTGAgaatacaattaaaaaaaagcAAGTCACAGATTTTCTTCGCATATCAATTTATCAACTAAAACATAAAAAGTAATACTTCCATATAATTTGAAAGCTTCAAGAGTACGACAAACGAACCAAACTTAATAGATAAAACCAAAGTATATATGTTCGAACGTCATCAAACATAACATAAAACTAGTAAAGGTTCTAGACCATCAACTTGTTCTTCTACAATAACCATAAAAGAAAAAACTATTAATCAAAGACACAGTCGAGACAAAACGGTAAGCATTTCATTCAGACCGATTGGCATACCTCTCGACATTCTTATCCAAATTCAATCCCACCATAGCCTCTCCCAATCCACAGCTAATCTCCGCCAACATCTCGGGATCACTATAATGAGTAACCGCCTGCACAATGGCCTTGGCTCTCCTAACAGGATCCCCACTCTTAAACACACCCGAGCCAACAAAAACGCCATCACAGCCCATTTGCATCATGAGCGCAGCATCAGCAGGAGTCGCCACGCCACCCGCCGCAAACTGAACAACAGGCAACCTCCCCAATTGCTTAGTCTGCATAACCAAATCATAAGGCGCCGCAATTTTTTTGGCAAAAGTGAAAacctcatcatcatccatgttcCGTAAAACCCTGATATCACCCATAACAGACCTCACATGCCTAACAGCCTCAATTATATTACCAGTGCCAGCTTCACCCTTGGTTCGAATCATCGCAGCACCTTCTCGAATCCTCCTCAAGGCTTCCCCCAAATTTCGACACCCGCAGACAAAAGGGATCCTAAAATTATgcttatttatatgattttcatcATCAGCTAAGGTCAGAACCTCACTCTCATCCACATAATCAACCCCAATCGCCTCTAATATCTGCGCCTCCACGAAATGCCCAATCCTCGCTTTCGCCATCACCGGAATCGTCACGGCCTGCTTTATCTCCTTAATCAGCTGCGGATCCGACATCCTGGCGACGCCGCCTTGGGCGCGGATGTCGGCGGGGACGCGCTCCAGAGCCATGACGGCGCACGCGCCGGCTTCTTCCGCCACACGCGCTTGCTCCGCGTTGACGACGTCCATGATGACGCCGCCGCGGAGCATCTGAGCCAGACCGACCTTGACGGAGAAAGGGGATTGCTTTGTCTCGGTGATGGCACCGTTCCCGTAAACGGCGACTACTCCCGTGCCGGCCATTTCGAAACCCTAGAAAGAATTATTGATTGTCTGTTTATCTTGTTCGCGGAGAGAAAAGGGTGGCGAAGGCGAGGAGATAAGTGTAACATTTATATACGGGGTTCATACACACTCTACATGCACCGTTGGATTCATGTCTTGTGTTTTAATCGGACGCTTCAAAATTAAGATACGTCGTTGATATGTGTGCATCATATTTCGTTATGAAAGCCTTCGACAATGACTTTAAAAATAGGTAAGGacttttttttaaggaaaaaatagGTAAGGACTTGTTTCaacaaaaaatagaattttataaaaaatttaagataaatttttatttctgaGATAGGATTAGCAAAACAATTAGGCTGTCATTGTTTCATAATAAGTTACATACTCCTATAAGAAAATGGtgaatttataaatcatttttctACAGGTTActtttttttccccaaaatttaATACATATTTCATTAATACGAAAGAGACTCGACAAACCCCCAACTGATCATGCAACCAGCTTGGAAAACCAAATAAATGAGTTAAATAATTAACCGTTTTATTTCCAGATTGCTTAACTAACTGAATACAAATATtctgaaatttaaaaatgaagatgatggttTCTTGAGCAATCCAACCTGCATCTCCCTCGAAAACAGTATTTTCACAA
This genomic window from Daucus carota subsp. sativus chromosome 7, DH1 v3.0, whole genome shotgun sequence contains:
- the LOC108193339 gene encoding probable pyridoxal 5'-phosphate synthase subunit PDX1; translated protein: MAGTGVVAVYGNGAITETKQSPFSVKVGLAQMLRGGVIMDVVNAEQARVAEEAGACAVMALERVPADIRAQGGVARMSDPQLIKEIKQAVTIPVMAKARIGHFVEAQILEAIGVDYVDESEVLTLADDENHINKHNFRIPFVCGCRNLGEALRRIREGAAMIRTKGEAGTGNIIEAVRHVRSVMGDIRVLRNMDDDEVFTFAKKIAAPYDLVMQTKQLGRLPVVQFAAGGVATPADAALMMQMGCDGVFVGSGVFKSGDPVRRAKAIVQAVTHYSDPEMLAEISCGLGEAMVGLNLDKNVERYANRSE